The following coding sequences lie in one Arthrobacter sp. PGP41 genomic window:
- a CDS encoding M4 family metallopeptidase has protein sequence MHVPFCSIVPPYLLRRLAKQGAPEFLSAARAAREALGHVESFHSARSQPVPGVPEGVRQAKPGPSNRGIYDAGGSEILPGRLVRKEGEAATDDPAVDEAYDGLGHTHRLYADVFGRNSIDGRGLPLDATVHFGKLYDNAFWNGRQMVFGDGDGEVFERFTMSLSVIGHELAHGVTQYSAALAYRNQAGALNESMSDVFGALVEQYVNNQSAAEASWLIGEGLFTAQVEGSALRSMKAPGTAYDDDVLGKDPQPDSMDTYVKTSADNGGVHINSGIPNRAFYLVAETLGGNAWDSPGRIWYEALTGGTLPPTATFRVFARATAASAVELFGSGSAEHDAVLKAWETVKVKL, from the coding sequence ATGCACGTTCCGTTCTGTTCTATCGTTCCGCCTTACCTGTTGAGGAGGCTGGCCAAACAGGGTGCGCCGGAGTTTTTGTCCGCGGCCAGGGCAGCCAGGGAAGCTTTGGGCCATGTGGAGTCGTTCCATTCGGCACGGTCCCAGCCCGTGCCGGGCGTGCCGGAAGGCGTCCGCCAGGCCAAACCCGGACCGTCAAACCGGGGCATCTACGACGCCGGCGGTTCAGAGATCCTCCCCGGCCGGCTGGTCCGCAAGGAGGGTGAAGCCGCCACGGATGACCCGGCGGTTGATGAGGCCTATGACGGGCTTGGCCACACGCACCGCCTCTACGCGGACGTGTTCGGACGCAACTCCATCGACGGACGGGGGCTGCCGCTGGACGCAACGGTCCACTTCGGCAAGCTGTACGACAACGCCTTTTGGAACGGCAGGCAGATGGTCTTCGGCGACGGCGACGGTGAGGTCTTCGAACGGTTCACCATGTCCCTGAGCGTCATCGGCCACGAACTGGCCCACGGCGTCACCCAGTATTCCGCCGCGCTCGCCTACCGTAACCAGGCGGGCGCCCTCAACGAATCCATGTCCGACGTCTTTGGCGCACTGGTCGAGCAGTATGTCAACAACCAGTCCGCTGCCGAGGCCAGCTGGCTGATCGGCGAGGGCCTCTTCACCGCCCAAGTGGAGGGCAGCGCCTTGCGTTCCATGAAGGCTCCCGGCACGGCGTACGACGACGACGTGCTGGGCAAGGATCCCCAGCCGGACTCTATGGACACGTACGTCAAGACGAGCGCCGACAACGGCGGGGTCCACATCAACTCCGGCATCCCCAACCGCGCCTTCTACCTCGTGGCGGAGACGCTCGGGGGAAACGCCTGGGACTCCCCCGGGCGCATCTGGTACGAGGCACTCACGGGCGGAACGCTGCCTCCCACGGCGACCTTCAGGGTCTTTGCGCGTGCCACGGCCGCATCGGCCGTGGAGCTCTTCGGTTCCGGATCCGCCGAGCATGACGCCGTCCTTAAGGCGTGGGAAACTGTGAAGGTCAAGCTTTAA
- a CDS encoding FMN-binding protein — MRPSVRKSVYAGIAGLSLAGTVAGCAPSPGSAPAATVPSTGASAPGAGGAEYKDGTYSADGTYVSPNGTETVGVQLTLAAGTVTDVQITQHPSNPNTRKFQGEFAGGIAAQVVGKDIDELNVSKVAGSSLTSGGFNKALEQIKSEAK; from the coding sequence ATGAGACCCTCAGTCCGTAAAAGTGTTTACGCCGGAATCGCCGGCCTGTCCCTGGCGGGAACGGTGGCAGGCTGCGCACCGTCACCCGGCAGCGCCCCCGCGGCAACCGTCCCTTCCACGGGAGCATCAGCACCGGGGGCCGGCGGGGCGGAATACAAGGACGGCACGTACAGCGCTGATGGCACCTATGTCTCGCCCAACGGTACGGAGACAGTTGGCGTCCAGCTCACCCTTGCCGCCGGGACCGTCACGGACGTCCAGATCACCCAGCACCCGTCCAACCCGAATACCCGCAAGTTCCAGGGCGAGTTTGCCGGCGGCATCGCGGCCCAGGTGGTTGGCAAGGACATTGACGAGCTCAATGTGTCCAAGGTCGCGGGCTCTTCCCTCACCAGCGGCGGTTTCAACAAGGCCCTGGAGCAGATCAAGTCGGAGGCAAAGTAG
- a CDS encoding protealysin inhibitor emfourin: protein MKISVERTGGIAAIPRVWTVEAQSKSAISQWQPIVEACPWDSVPRTPKAAAEQFAEAQPDRFIYSIRAGQRRAALPEQAVTGPWRILVDSTREAAEEIRAKQRRNGPAPG from the coding sequence ATGAAGATCAGTGTTGAGCGCACCGGAGGAATCGCCGCGATACCACGGGTGTGGACTGTGGAAGCCCAATCCAAGAGCGCCATCAGCCAGTGGCAGCCCATCGTGGAGGCATGCCCCTGGGATTCAGTACCCAGGACTCCGAAGGCAGCTGCCGAGCAGTTTGCGGAAGCCCAACCGGACAGGTTCATCTATTCGATCCGGGCAGGGCAGCGCAGGGCAGCCCTGCCTGAGCAGGCCGTCACCGGACCTTGGCGGATTCTCGTGGACAGTACGCGGGAAGCGGCCGAGGAAATCCGCGCCAAACAACGCCGCAACGGACCGGCGCCCGGTTAG
- a CDS encoding ferredoxin--NADP reductase — protein MSPVEAPGARPALSVGRLDTVLGRFTMYRLILVVLAVLAGYSLVLNALGWLTFGIPEMLAHLVLCLGLTYASNRALAALFRVRPHSESSLITGLLLYFLFWPSFAPMDVAGVALACVLASASKYALAWRGRHVFNPAAAGAFVTGLTGLNIATWWAATPAMLWLLVPGVLLVLYRTRKFLMASVFTVVAAAIITSELLQAGLSAGMALWQSFAQRPLLFFVGFMLTEPLTLPPRRWQQLALAAVVGVVFAVPYNVGFLANSPEAALLLGNLLAFLAGQRGTVTLRFAGARALTPSTTEFSFEPSRPVRFAPGQYMELDLPQVKSDRKGRRRVFSLTSAPDERMVKFGVRTAEPVSPAKRVLLALEPGDEVTATSVGGDFVLPRDPRKPVLLIAAGIGITPYLSHLSSGGLRERDAVLLLLARSADEVAYAQELRAAGIRVLVRTADGSAPPPDLAAASWDGTRLDGEALRALVPDIADRDVYVSGSPASVASLRKAAKQAGARRLHVDSFSGY, from the coding sequence ATGAGCCCTGTTGAAGCGCCCGGAGCCCGCCCGGCCCTGTCCGTCGGCCGGCTGGATACCGTGCTGGGCCGGTTCACCATGTACCGGCTGATCCTTGTGGTCCTGGCGGTCCTGGCCGGATACAGCCTTGTGCTGAACGCCCTGGGCTGGCTGACTTTCGGCATTCCGGAGATGCTGGCGCACCTGGTCCTCTGCCTTGGGCTGACGTACGCATCGAACAGGGCGCTGGCAGCGCTGTTCCGGGTACGGCCGCACTCCGAGTCGTCTCTGATCACCGGGCTGCTGCTCTATTTCCTGTTCTGGCCCTCCTTCGCCCCTATGGATGTGGCTGGGGTGGCTTTGGCGTGCGTGCTGGCATCGGCGTCGAAATATGCCCTCGCCTGGCGCGGCCGGCACGTGTTCAACCCTGCCGCAGCCGGCGCGTTCGTCACGGGCCTCACCGGCCTGAACATCGCAACGTGGTGGGCTGCCACGCCGGCCATGCTGTGGCTGCTGGTTCCGGGGGTCCTGCTGGTCCTCTACCGCACCCGGAAGTTCCTCATGGCTTCGGTGTTCACCGTTGTTGCCGCCGCGATCATCACTTCCGAACTGCTCCAGGCCGGGCTGTCAGCGGGCATGGCCCTGTGGCAGTCCTTTGCCCAGCGGCCGCTGCTGTTCTTTGTTGGATTCATGCTTACCGAACCGCTGACGCTCCCGCCGCGGCGCTGGCAGCAGCTGGCGTTGGCTGCGGTGGTGGGCGTCGTTTTCGCGGTTCCCTACAACGTCGGTTTCCTGGCGAACTCTCCGGAAGCGGCGCTGCTGCTGGGCAACCTGCTGGCTTTCCTCGCGGGGCAGCGCGGGACCGTGACCCTTCGTTTTGCCGGGGCCAGGGCGTTGACACCAAGTACTACGGAGTTCTCTTTCGAACCGTCCCGGCCGGTCCGGTTTGCGCCCGGGCAGTATATGGAACTGGACCTGCCGCAGGTGAAGTCGGACAGGAAGGGCCGGCGCCGTGTGTTCAGCCTGACAAGTGCACCGGATGAACGCATGGTGAAGTTTGGCGTGCGGACAGCTGAGCCCGTGTCCCCGGCGAAGCGGGTCCTCCTTGCGCTGGAGCCCGGAGACGAAGTGACCGCCACCTCCGTGGGGGGCGACTTTGTCCTCCCCCGGGATCCCCGGAAGCCGGTCCTGCTGATTGCCGCCGGGATCGGCATCACGCCCTATCTTTCACACTTGTCTTCAGGAGGATTGCGGGAACGGGACGCTGTCCTCCTCCTCCTGGCCAGGAGCGCCGACGAGGTAGCCTATGCGCAGGAACTGCGGGCGGCGGGCATCCGCGTCCTGGTGCGCACTGCGGATGGTTCCGCACCGCCGCCGGACCTGGCCGCCGCCTCCTGGGACGGCACACGCCTGGACGGCGAAGCCCTCCGGGCACTGGTCCCGGACATAGCGGACCGGGACGTCTACGTCTCGGGATCACCTGCAAGCGTCGCGTCACTGCGCAAGGCAGCGAAGCAGGCAGGGGCCCGCAGGCTTCACGTGGACTCATTCTCCGGCTACTGA
- the lysA gene encoding diaminopimelate decarboxylase produces the protein MAAQDPAAGSPLAPGWLSVPADLNALEPKMWAQDAARSDSGELTIDGIPVSELQRQYGTPLFVMSETDFRARARAFSDAFNNAFADICGGVDVYYAGKSFLCTAVVRWVEEEGLRLDTASGGELAVAAKAGIPGADVALHGNNKSDGEIHRALDMKLGRIVVDSLSELVRVGAIAERRGEKAKVMLRLTPGVHAHTHEFIATAHEDQKFGLSMAADTTDQAGLSAAEEAVAAAAAHPGIELLGLHCHIGSQIFEPDGFAMAAEKLLRFLAAMQEKYSIVLPELDLGGGYGIAYTPVDTPRPAAEIAEAMAAVVRSTCAELGIDSPRISIEPGRAIVGSTTFTLYEVGTIKTVRVDAPAPSKASDGGNNVTYPRRYVSVDGGMSDNARPVLYDADYSAILASRASAAAPQLSRVVGKHCESGDIVVRDVYLPEDVAAGDLLAVPGTGAYCWALSSNYNYLARPGVVAVRDGSARLIVRGETEEDLLNRDMGA, from the coding sequence ATGGCTGCACAGGACCCCGCCGCCGGTTCCCCGCTTGCCCCCGGCTGGCTTTCTGTCCCTGCCGACCTGAATGCCCTTGAGCCAAAGATGTGGGCACAGGACGCGGCCAGGAGCGATTCCGGTGAACTCACCATCGACGGAATTCCGGTCAGCGAGCTCCAGCGGCAGTATGGAACCCCGCTCTTCGTCATGAGCGAGACCGACTTCCGTGCCAGGGCACGCGCCTTCAGCGACGCGTTCAACAATGCGTTCGCCGATATCTGCGGGGGAGTGGACGTCTACTACGCCGGCAAATCGTTCCTGTGCACCGCCGTGGTGCGGTGGGTCGAGGAGGAGGGGCTGCGGCTGGACACTGCGTCCGGCGGCGAGCTGGCCGTTGCGGCAAAGGCCGGGATTCCCGGCGCCGACGTGGCCCTGCACGGCAACAACAAGTCGGACGGGGAGATCCACCGTGCGCTGGACATGAAGCTGGGCCGGATTGTGGTGGACAGCCTCAGCGAACTGGTCCGGGTGGGCGCCATCGCTGAACGCCGGGGGGAAAAGGCCAAGGTCATGCTCCGGCTCACGCCGGGGGTCCATGCGCATACGCACGAATTCATTGCCACGGCCCACGAGGACCAGAAGTTCGGCCTCTCCATGGCCGCGGACACCACCGACCAGGCCGGGCTGTCCGCCGCCGAAGAAGCAGTGGCTGCCGCTGCCGCGCACCCGGGCATTGAACTGCTGGGACTGCACTGCCATATCGGATCCCAGATCTTCGAGCCGGACGGCTTCGCGATGGCCGCCGAAAAGCTCCTTCGCTTCCTCGCCGCCATGCAGGAAAAGTACTCCATTGTCCTTCCGGAGCTGGACCTCGGCGGCGGCTACGGCATCGCCTACACCCCGGTGGACACCCCCCGTCCTGCAGCCGAGATCGCGGAGGCGATGGCCGCCGTCGTCCGTTCCACCTGCGCAGAACTGGGCATTGACTCGCCCCGCATTTCCATCGAGCCGGGACGCGCCATCGTGGGCAGCACCACCTTCACGCTTTACGAAGTAGGGACGATCAAAACCGTGCGCGTGGACGCGCCGGCCCCCTCCAAAGCCAGTGACGGAGGCAACAACGTTACGTATCCGCGCCGGTATGTTTCGGTGGACGGCGGCATGAGCGACAACGCCCGGCCCGTGCTCTACGACGCCGATTACTCCGCAATTCTGGCCTCGCGCGCGTCCGCGGCGGCTCCACAGCTGTCCCGCGTGGTGGGCAAACATTGCGAGAGCGGCGACATAGTTGTTAGAGATGTATATCTGCCCGAGGACGTGGCAGCCGGTGATCTGCTTGCTGTACCGGGGACCGGCGCCTACTGCTGGGCCCTTTCAAGCAACTACAACTATCTGGCCCGCCCGGGCGTTGTCGCGGTGCGCGACGGATCTGCCCGGCTGATTGTCCGCGGGGAAACCGAAGAAGATCTGCTGAACCGCGACATGGGAGCCTGA
- a CDS encoding GlxA family transcriptional regulator, whose translation MLKSVAVIVVPNFSIFEFGTACEVFGIDRSGRGSGVPAFDFRVCTPQPGNVRLKSGLSLNVGLGLEATDDADLVIMAPYGRDDELPESVLEALRAADARGAWVMSICSGAFALARAGLLDGRRCTTHWHYSGQLAAEYPRVQVDENVLYVQDGNIITSAGTAAGIDACLHLVRVELGAQVAAAIARDMVVPPHRDGGQAQFIDRPMPACGSAPMEELLRWMVENLDREHTVNELAARVHMSARTFARRFRSETGATPAAWLNSQRVLRAQELLESTDLNIEEIARESGFGHPVLLRHHFAKVLDTSPQSYRRAFRGQLAVAG comes from the coding sequence ATGCTCAAATCAGTGGCTGTCATCGTGGTTCCCAACTTCTCGATATTCGAGTTCGGTACTGCCTGCGAGGTCTTCGGTATCGACAGATCCGGTCGGGGGAGCGGCGTCCCGGCCTTCGACTTCCGCGTCTGCACGCCGCAGCCTGGTAACGTCCGGCTCAAGTCCGGCCTGTCCCTGAACGTCGGCCTGGGACTCGAGGCAACCGACGATGCGGACCTGGTCATCATGGCCCCCTACGGCAGGGACGACGAGTTGCCCGAATCCGTCCTCGAGGCGCTCCGGGCTGCCGATGCGAGGGGAGCTTGGGTAATGTCCATCTGCTCGGGCGCTTTTGCCTTGGCCCGCGCCGGCTTGCTCGACGGGCGCCGCTGCACCACGCACTGGCACTACTCAGGCCAACTGGCTGCAGAGTATCCGCGCGTGCAGGTGGACGAAAACGTCCTCTACGTGCAGGACGGCAACATCATCACTTCCGCAGGCACCGCCGCCGGGATCGATGCGTGCCTCCACCTTGTGCGCGTCGAACTGGGGGCGCAGGTGGCTGCCGCGATCGCCAGGGACATGGTGGTTCCCCCGCACCGTGACGGCGGCCAGGCGCAGTTCATCGACCGGCCAATGCCAGCCTGCGGTTCCGCTCCCATGGAGGAACTGCTGCGCTGGATGGTGGAGAACCTGGACCGCGAGCACACGGTGAACGAACTGGCGGCGCGCGTACACATGTCCGCCAGGACATTCGCCCGGCGCTTCCGGTCCGAGACCGGAGCGACGCCTGCCGCCTGGCTCAATTCACAGCGGGTGCTCCGGGCCCAGGAACTCCTTGAGTCCACCGACCTGAACATCGAAGAAATCGCCAGGGAATCCGGCTTCGGGCACCCTGTCCTGCTGCGGCACCACTTCGCCAAGGTCCTGGACACCAGCCCGCAGTCATACCGCCGCGCTTTCCGCGGCCAACTGGCTGTGGCGGGATAG
- the argS gene encoding arginine--tRNA ligase translates to MTPEELSLAISACLKDAVAAGDIALAASAVPDEVRVERPKNRDHGDWATNIALQLAKQAGTNPREFATILSARLKSIDGVAAVDIAGPGFLNITVDAAAAGALAKVIVEAGKQYGTNSALAGHTVNMEFVSANPTGPLHIGHTRWAALGDSIARVLRASGADVTAEYYINDAGTQMNVFAHSVYNRLHGLPVPDGGYPGQYIADLGHEVLTEHPDIRELTEVAALPVIRAAAYKAQMKDIKSTLADFGVEFDVFFSEQELHDAGAIESAVARLREQGHVFDDGGAVWLRTTDFGDDKDRVMIRANGEPTYFAADAAYYLSKKDRGFTEKIYLLGADHHGYINRLKAIAACAGDDPEVHIEVLIGQLVSVNGAKLSKRAGNIIELKDLIDWLGKDAVRYSLARFPADSPLTLDPELLKKHSNENPVFYVQYAHARSRGAARNAVAAGVERQVDGKDSFDASLLDHATENELLSYLGSYPSIVAKAAELREPHRVARHLEVIAGAYHRWYDACRIAPMGDEAVTDVNRTRLWLNDATSQVLANGLDLLGVSAPERM, encoded by the coding sequence GTGACTCCCGAAGAACTCTCCCTCGCCATATCCGCCTGCCTGAAGGACGCTGTTGCCGCCGGTGACATCGCCCTTGCAGCATCAGCTGTCCCTGATGAGGTGCGCGTGGAGCGACCCAAGAACCGGGACCACGGCGACTGGGCCACCAACATTGCCCTGCAGCTTGCCAAGCAGGCCGGCACCAACCCGCGTGAATTCGCCACCATCCTCAGTGCCCGGCTGAAGTCCATCGACGGCGTTGCCGCCGTGGACATCGCGGGGCCGGGGTTCCTGAACATCACCGTGGATGCGGCTGCCGCCGGCGCCCTGGCCAAGGTGATTGTCGAGGCCGGAAAGCAGTACGGCACCAACTCCGCGCTCGCCGGCCACACGGTGAACATGGAGTTTGTCTCGGCCAATCCCACCGGGCCCCTGCATATCGGGCACACCCGCTGGGCAGCGTTGGGGGATTCGATCGCGCGCGTGCTGCGCGCGTCCGGGGCGGATGTGACCGCCGAGTACTACATCAATGACGCCGGAACGCAGATGAACGTCTTCGCGCACTCCGTCTACAACCGGCTGCACGGCCTCCCCGTGCCCGACGGCGGTTACCCCGGACAATACATTGCGGACCTTGGGCACGAGGTGCTGACAGAGCACCCGGACATCCGCGAACTGACTGAAGTTGCGGCCCTTCCGGTGATCCGCGCCGCCGCCTACAAGGCGCAGATGAAGGACATCAAGTCCACCCTTGCGGACTTCGGCGTGGAGTTCGATGTGTTCTTCTCCGAGCAGGAGCTGCACGACGCCGGTGCGATCGAGAGTGCCGTGGCGCGCCTGCGGGAGCAGGGCCACGTGTTCGACGACGGCGGCGCGGTCTGGCTGCGGACCACCGACTTTGGCGACGACAAGGACCGGGTGATGATCCGGGCCAACGGCGAGCCGACGTACTTCGCAGCCGACGCCGCCTACTACCTGTCCAAGAAGGACCGCGGCTTCACCGAGAAGATCTACCTCCTCGGCGCCGACCACCACGGCTACATCAACCGGCTCAAGGCGATTGCCGCGTGCGCCGGCGACGACCCCGAGGTCCACATCGAGGTGCTGATCGGGCAGCTGGTGTCCGTCAACGGAGCGAAGCTGTCCAAGCGTGCCGGAAACATCATTGAGCTCAAGGACCTGATCGACTGGCTGGGGAAGGACGCCGTCCGCTACTCGCTGGCACGCTTCCCCGCCGACTCCCCCCTGACCCTTGATCCGGAACTGCTTAAGAAGCACAGCAACGAAAACCCGGTGTTCTACGTCCAGTACGCCCACGCCCGCTCCCGCGGCGCTGCCCGGAACGCCGTGGCGGCGGGGGTGGAGCGCCAGGTGGACGGCAAAGACAGCTTTGACGCCTCGCTGCTGGACCACGCCACCGAGAACGAGCTGCTTTCCTACCTGGGCAGCTACCCCTCGATCGTGGCCAAGGCTGCCGAGCTGCGTGAGCCGCACCGTGTGGCGCGCCATCTGGAGGTCATCGCCGGCGCCTACCACCGCTGGTATGACGCCTGCCGCATTGCGCCCATGGGCGACGAAGCGGTGACCGATGTCAACCGCACCCGGCTGTGGCTCAACGACGCCACGAGCCAGGTGCTGGCCAACGGCCTTGACCTGCTTGGCGTTTCCGCGCCGGAACGGATGTGA
- a CDS encoding FAD:protein FMN transferase, protein MPDGALEDFAFEGIGTHWQVSTPRLLDPALRARLLGVVERFDADWSRFRDDSRVTAMAREPGRYEFPAEAGPLGLVYRTLYQLTGGAMTPLIGTSLERLGYDAGYSLRPSGSPLPAPVWDDVLDWAGTTLTTRAPAVLDIGAAGKGLLVDLLAAELEAGGVKAFIIDASGDLLVRGQDPVPVALEHPYNAAQAIGVVQLTGRALCASAANRRVWGDGLHHVLDGRTGRPVRTAVATWALAETAMLADALATALFFLPGGELQQSFDFSWLTVFSDGSAAHSAGFEGTLFS, encoded by the coding sequence GTGCCGGACGGAGCCCTGGAGGACTTTGCGTTCGAGGGGATCGGCACGCACTGGCAGGTCTCTACGCCCCGGCTGCTCGATCCCGCCCTGCGGGCCCGCCTCCTTGGCGTGGTGGAACGGTTCGACGCCGACTGGTCCCGGTTCCGGGACGATTCCCGCGTCACTGCGATGGCCAGGGAACCCGGACGGTATGAATTTCCCGCCGAGGCCGGGCCACTCGGGCTGGTCTACCGCACCCTCTACCAGCTCACCGGCGGGGCAATGACCCCGCTCATCGGCACCAGCCTGGAGCGCCTGGGCTATGACGCCGGCTACTCGCTTCGGCCCTCCGGCTCCCCGCTGCCGGCACCGGTCTGGGACGACGTGCTGGACTGGGCGGGCACTACCCTCACCACTCGGGCCCCGGCTGTCCTGGACATCGGGGCCGCCGGCAAGGGCTTGCTGGTGGATCTGCTGGCGGCTGAGCTTGAGGCGGGTGGTGTGAAGGCGTTCATCATCGATGCCAGCGGGGACCTCCTGGTGCGTGGCCAGGATCCGGTACCGGTGGCCCTGGAACACCCGTACAACGCAGCCCAGGCCATCGGAGTGGTGCAGCTAACCGGCCGGGCACTCTGCGCCTCTGCCGCAAACCGGCGCGTCTGGGGCGACGGCCTGCACCACGTCCTGGACGGCAGGACCGGCCGGCCGGTCAGGACAGCTGTGGCCACCTGGGCGCTGGCGGAAACCGCCATGCTGGCCGACGCCCTGGCAACGGCGCTCTTCTTCCTCCCCGGTGGCGAACTCCAGCAGTCTTTTGATTTTTCCTGGTTGACGGTCTTCTCGGACGGAAGCGCAGCCCATTCCGCAGGATTTGAAGGGACACTGTTTTCATGA